In Abyssisolibacter fermentans, a single genomic region encodes these proteins:
- a CDS encoding beta-ketoacyl-ACP synthase III yields MNNAVIAGTGSYVPEKIMTNEDLEKIVDTSDEWISSRTGIRQRRISEGENTSKIATKAAIKALEDANMDALDIDLIIVATVTPDAFTPSVSCLVQVDLGAKNASCFDITAGCSGFVYGINVANQFIKTGQAKNVLVIGAEVLSKVVNWEDRNTCVLFGDGAGAAVLKASQKEGIISVHTGSKGDENRYLEIPAIEVNNPFSPKVEGRPSYIKMNGVEIFKFATKIMRKSFKNVLESTDYSLDDIKYIIPHQANYRIIDHVAQKANIDINKFYLNLDKYGNTSSASIGIALDEMNKKGLLNKDDKLILVGFGGGLTWGAVLLKWSK; encoded by the coding sequence GTGAATAATGCTGTAATTGCAGGTACTGGGAGTTACGTGCCTGAGAAAATTATGACAAATGAAGATTTAGAAAAAATTGTAGATACAAGTGATGAATGGATTTCATCAAGGACAGGAATACGACAAAGAAGAATATCTGAAGGTGAAAATACATCAAAGATTGCTACTAAAGCGGCAATAAAAGCTTTGGAAGATGCTAATATGGATGCTTTAGATATAGATTTGATAATTGTTGCTACAGTCACTCCAGATGCATTTACACCTTCTGTATCATGTTTGGTTCAAGTTGATTTAGGAGCTAAAAATGCAAGTTGTTTTGATATTACAGCTGGATGTTCAGGTTTCGTATATGGGATCAATGTAGCTAATCAATTTATAAAAACAGGTCAAGCTAAAAATGTGTTAGTAATAGGTGCAGAGGTTCTTTCTAAAGTCGTAAATTGGGAAGATAGAAATACGTGTGTTTTGTTTGGGGATGGAGCAGGAGCTGCTGTATTAAAAGCTAGTCAAAAAGAAGGTATTATATCAGTTCATACAGGTTCTAAAGGTGATGAGAATAGATATTTAGAGATTCCAGCTATAGAAGTAAATAATCCATTTAGCCCTAAAGTAGAGGGTAGACCTAGTTATATAAAAATGAATGGCGTAGAAATATTTAAATTTGCAACAAAGATAATGAGAAAGAGCTTTAAAAATGTATTAGAAAGCACTGACTATAGTCTTGATGATATTAAATATATAATACCACACCAAGCAAATTACAGGATCATAGATCATGTAGCTCAAAAAGCTAATATTGACATAAATAAATTTTACTTAAATCTCGACAAATATGGTAATACATCATCTGCTAGTATAGGTATTGCTTTAGATGAAATGAACAAGAAAGGACTTTTGAACAAGGATGACAAGTTAATTTTGGTCGGATTTGGTGGAGGTCTTACATGGGGTGCTGTATTACTTAAATGGAGTAAATAA
- a CDS encoding acetyl-CoA carboxylase carboxyltransferase subunit alpha, with protein sequence MSLDKENKVIELEKKISELKEFSKKENINLTKEISILQDKVNVIKQEIYLNLTPWDKVKLSRLQARPTALDYISNIFDTFIELHGDRTFADDPSIIGGLAKFGDRVVTVIGQQKGKNTKENIYRNFGMPHPEGYRKALRLMKQAQKFNRPIVCFIDTPGAFCGIGAEERCQGEAIAKNLFEMIALDVPIISIVIGEGGSGGALALSVSDEIWMLEHSVYSILSPEGFASILWKDSSKAEEASKIMKITAQDLEKYKILDRIIEEPLGGVHKDIKKCTQQIKTLLEETLTKLSSIDKTTLKLKRYEKYRSIGEVN encoded by the coding sequence TTGAGCTTGGATAAAGAAAATAAGGTTATTGAATTAGAAAAAAAAATTAGTGAATTAAAGGAATTTTCAAAGAAAGAAAACATTAATTTAACAAAAGAAATTTCAATACTGCAAGACAAGGTAAATGTTATAAAACAAGAAATATATTTAAATTTGACTCCTTGGGATAAAGTGAAGCTGTCTAGGCTTCAAGCAAGACCAACAGCTTTAGATTATATATCAAATATATTTGATACATTTATAGAACTTCACGGAGATAGAACCTTTGCAGATGATCCTTCTATAATTGGAGGGTTAGCTAAGTTTGGAGATAGAGTTGTTACTGTAATAGGCCAACAAAAAGGAAAGAATACTAAAGAAAATATTTATAGAAATTTTGGAATGCCCCATCCAGAAGGTTATAGAAAAGCTTTAAGATTAATGAAGCAAGCTCAGAAGTTTAATAGACCAATAGTTTGTTTTATAGATACACCAGGTGCTTTTTGTGGAATAGGAGCAGAAGAAAGATGTCAAGGAGAAGCCATAGCTAAAAATCTTTTTGAAATGATAGCACTAGATGTACCTATTATCTCTATAGTTATAGGAGAAGGAGGAAGTGGAGGAGCTTTAGCATTGAGTGTTAGTGATGAGATATGGATGCTTGAACATTCTGTATATTCAATACTTTCACCAGAGGGCTTCGCTAGTATATTATGGAAAGATAGCTCAAAAGCAGAAGAAGCATCAAAGATTATGAAAATAACTGCTCAAGACTTAGAAAAATATAAAATTTTAGATAGAATAATAGAAGAACCCCTGGGAGGTGTTCACAAAGATATTAAAAAATGCACTCAGCAAATCAAAACATTGTTAGAAGAAACTTTAACAAAGCTTAGCAGTATTGATAAAACAACATTGAAGCTAAAAAGATATGAAAAATATAGATCTATTGGAGAAGTTAATTGA
- the accD gene encoding acetyl-CoA carboxylase, carboxyltransferase subunit beta, protein MIKKIFRKNKYSSMSVSEINKTKDTKEMIKVPDGMWVKCKKCGRMLYKDDLIKQQMICSSCNHHFRMTAQERIKSIIDEGSFKEFDKELTSGNPLEIKGYEDKLKKAKEKSGLNEGVVTGYGKINNLDVVISVMDANFMMGSMGSVVGEKLTRAIEKATEKRCPIIIFCASGGARMQEGIFSLMQMVKTSAALARHSEAGLLYISVLTDPTTGGVSASFAMQGDIILAEPGALIGFAGARVIEQTIKQKLPEGFQSAEFLLEHGFVDKIVSRKDMKNVLHLLVSMHKEVESFELG, encoded by the coding sequence ATGATAAAAAAAATATTCAGAAAGAATAAATATAGCTCCATGAGTGTTTCAGAAATAAATAAAACTAAAGATACAAAAGAGATGATAAAAGTACCTGATGGTATGTGGGTAAAATGTAAAAAATGTGGTCGTATGCTATATAAAGATGATTTAATAAAACAACAAATGATATGTAGTTCATGCAATCATCATTTTAGAATGACTGCTCAAGAAAGAATAAAAAGTATTATAGACGAAGGCAGTTTTAAAGAATTCGATAAGGAATTAACTAGTGGAAATCCTTTAGAGATTAAAGGATATGAAGATAAACTAAAAAAAGCAAAAGAAAAATCAGGACTTAATGAAGGTGTAGTGACTGGATATGGTAAAATTAACAACTTAGATGTAGTAATAAGCGTAATGGATGCTAATTTTATGATGGGAAGTATGGGATCAGTTGTTGGTGAAAAATTAACTAGAGCTATAGAAAAGGCAACTGAGAAAAGATGCCCTATAATAATATTTTGTGCATCAGGTGGAGCTAGAATGCAAGAAGGAATATTTTCACTGATGCAAATGGTTAAAACGAGTGCAGCATTAGCAAGACATAGTGAAGCGGGTTTATTGTATATTTCAGTGTTGACAGATCCTACAACAGGAGGAGTTTCTGCAAGTTTTGCTATGCAAGGAGACATAATATTAGCAGAGCCAGGTGCATTAATAGGTTTTGCAGGTGCTAGAGTTATAGAACAAACTATTAAACAAAAGCTTCCAGAGGGTTTTCAAAGTGCAGAATTTTTACTAGAACATGGATTTGTAGATAAAATAGTATCTCGTAAAGATATGAAAAATGTTTTACACTTGTTAGTTTCCATGCATAAGGAGGTGGAATCTTTTGAGCTTGGATAA
- the acpP gene encoding acyl carrier protein produces MIFEKVKEILINELDVDEVKLENKIQEDLGADSLDMVEVVMAIEDEFNIEIAEEDTVNIKTVKDIVDYIEKKQ; encoded by the coding sequence ATGATATTTGAAAAAGTAAAAGAAATTTTAATAAATGAATTAGATGTAGATGAGGTTAAATTAGAAAATAAAATACAAGAAGACTTAGGAGCAGATTCATTAGATATGGTTGAAGTAGTTATGGCAATTGAAGATGAGTTTAATATAGAAATTGCTGAAGAAGATACTGTAAACATTAAAACGGTAAAAGATATAGTAGATTATATAGAAAAGAAACAATAA
- a CDS encoding MarR family winged helix-turn-helix transcriptional regulator: MRRSLKVINDILVELFNDILTIEELSVSSIGQGDLSITEVHTIDAIGIKEPKSMSFVANNLKITVGTLTTSINRLVKKGYVLRQKHKDDKRIVLITLTDKGKEVYKGHQAFHLEMVTKLTQDLKIHEDDILIKSLENLRDFFKQSF; the protein is encoded by the coding sequence ATGAGGAGATCACTTAAAGTTATAAACGATATTTTAGTTGAGTTATTTAATGATATTTTAACCATAGAGGAACTAAGTGTGAGTTCAATAGGACAAGGAGATTTATCTATAACTGAAGTCCATACTATTGATGCAATAGGGATAAAAGAACCAAAGTCTATGTCATTTGTAGCTAATAATCTTAAAATCACTGTTGGAACATTAACTACATCAATAAATAGACTTGTCAAAAAGGGTTATGTATTAAGACAAAAACATAAAGATGACAAAAGAATAGTATTAATTACACTTACAGATAAAGGAAAAGAAGTTTATAAGGGACATCAAGCATTTCATTTAGAAATGGTTACAAAATTAACACAAGACTTAAAGATACATGAAGATGATATCTTAATTAAGTCATTAGAAAATTTAAGAGATTTTTTCAAGCAAAGTTTTTAA